The following are encoded together in the Candidatus Woesearchaeota archaeon genome:
- a CDS encoding prephenate dehydrogenase, with product MEIGIIGLGDMGKLYAREFSRCGYRVNGCDLPEKRSQLEQELQGTGVCILDDGIAVSRRSDFIFYSVEAENIGRVVRQCSPSTKQGAIVAGQTSVKTPEIEAFEKYLPEDANIVTCHSLHGSSVSPDGQGLAVIRHRSSDYAYKRAIETLSKLGSRIIEIPTYQEHDRITADTQANPHVGFESMGTAWKNAGFYPWESPSYTNRIDNIKILLMLRIYGGKAHVYSGLAILNPFAKEQISQYAKSESELFKLMIQEDEKQLRDRIRKAGDFVFGNEDSTLVLDKLFKEPNVTIQFGLGSQPKRKPNSHLSLLAMVDAWYQLGINPYKNRVCETPLFKLWLGIAEYLFRTPELLEESLQTALFDKKLRGDDLEFHTAVREWSSIIGRGDVEGYKQQFNAAKEFFKDRIPEGMKRSNELITKLASSK from the coding sequence ATGGAAATTGGCATTATTGGTTTGGGTGACATGGGGAAATTATATGCCCGCGAATTTTCTAGATGCGGTTACAGGGTTAATGGCTGTGATCTGCCTGAAAAAAGAAGTCAATTAGAGCAGGAATTGCAGGGAACTGGTGTTTGTATTTTAGATGACGGAATTGCTGTTTCTAGAAGAAGCGATTTTATATTTTATTCAGTAGAAGCAGAAAATATTGGCAGAGTTGTGAGGCAATGCAGCCCATCAACAAAACAAGGAGCAATAGTTGCAGGCCAAACTTCTGTCAAGACGCCCGAGATTGAAGCTTTTGAGAAATATCTGCCTGAAGACGCGAATATAGTTACTTGCCATTCTTTGCATGGCTCTTCAGTTAGCCCTGATGGGCAAGGCTTAGCAGTTATAAGGCACAGAAGTTCTGATTATGCTTATAAAAGGGCAATTGAAACTTTAAGTAAATTAGGCTCAAGAATTATAGAAATTCCAACTTATCAAGAGCACGATAGAATCACAGCAGATACGCAAGCAAACCCCCATGTAGGATTTGAGAGCATGGGAACAGCATGGAAAAATGCAGGTTTTTACCCTTGGGAAAGCCCATCTTATACTAATAGAATTGACAACATAAAGATATTGTTAATGCTGAGAATTTATGGCGGGAAAGCGCACGTATACTCCGGGTTAGCAATTCTAAATCCTTTTGCAAAGGAACAGATTAGCCAATATGCAAAATCAGAATCAGAATTGTTTAAATTAATGATTCAAGAAGATGAAAAACAGCTCAGAGACCGGATAAGAAAAGCAGGCGATTTTGTGTTTGGGAATGAAGATTCAACATTAGTATTGGACAAATTATTTAAAGAACCAAATGTTACGATACAATTTGGCTTAGGCAGCCAGCCAAAAAGAAAGCCAAATTCCCACCTAAGCCTTTTGGCAATGGTTGATGCTTGGTATCAACTAGGGATAAATCCTTACAAAAACAGAGTGTGCGAAACGCCCTTATTCAAGCTCTGGTTAGGAATTGCAGAATACCTATTCAGAACTCCTGAGCTTCTTGAAGAATCACTCCAAACAGCATTATTCGATAAAAAATTAAGAGGAGATGATTTAGAATTCCATACTGCTGTCAGGGAATGGTCTTCGATAATTGGTCGTGGCGATGTTGAAGGATATAAGCAGCAATTTAATGCCGCTAAGGAATTTTTTAAAGATAGAATTCCTGAAGGAATGAAAAGAAGCAACGAGCTTATTACGAAATTAGCTAGTTCAAAATAG
- the tuf gene encoding translation elongation factor EF-1 subunit alpha, which produces MAKEKTHINLVFIGHVDHGKSTTVGRLLYDSKHIDEATLRKLKERAKEVGKPGFEFAFVMDNLKEEQERGVTIDLSHQKFNTPKYYFTIIDAPGHKDFIKNMITGAAQADAGVLVVSANPGDGVQAQTKEHVFLARTLGVNQLIISINKMDMAKFDEKRWTQVKDEVSALLKSVGYDPSKIQFLATAAYPGENIVNKSVNMPWYKGPTLMEAIDNLNPPEKPTQLPLRLPIQDVYNITGIGVVPVGRVETGIIKVGDKVVFMPGREGKGVQGEVKTIEMHHEQMQQAEPGDNIGFNVRGIGKNDITRGDVLGHTDNPPTVATEFTAQIVVLNHPTVVTVGYTPVFHIHTSQTACQIIAIKKKLNPATGETLQENPDFIKNGDAAIVQVKPVVPLVIERQKDIPHMSRFAVRDSGATVAAGMCIDLVKKA; this is translated from the coding sequence ATGGCAAAAGAAAAAACACATATAAACCTTGTATTTATCGGGCATGTAGATCATGGTAAATCAACGACTGTCGGCAGATTATTGTACGATTCTAAGCATATTGACGAGGCAACACTCAGAAAGCTAAAAGAGAGAGCAAAGGAAGTTGGAAAGCCTGGCTTTGAATTTGCATTCGTAATGGACAATCTTAAAGAAGAGCAGGAAAGGGGAGTTACAATTGACCTTAGCCACCAGAAATTTAATACGCCAAAATACTATTTCACAATAATTGACGCTCCTGGCCATAAAGACTTTATTAAAAATATGATTACAGGAGCAGCCCAGGCAGATGCAGGCGTCTTAGTTGTAAGCGCAAATCCGGGAGACGGTGTGCAGGCTCAGACAAAAGAGCACGTTTTTCTGGCAAGAACATTGGGTGTCAACCAATTAATAATTTCTATTAACAAAATGGACATGGCAAAGTTTGATGAAAAAAGATGGACTCAAGTCAAGGACGAAGTAAGCGCATTATTGAAAAGCGTTGGCTATGACCCAAGCAAAATACAGTTCCTGGCAACAGCAGCTTATCCTGGCGAAAATATTGTAAACAAGTCAGTGAATATGCCCTGGTATAAAGGCCCTACATTAATGGAGGCAATTGACAATCTGAATCCTCCTGAAAAGCCAACACAACTTCCGTTAAGGCTTCCGATACAGGATGTTTACAACATCACAGGAATCGGAGTTGTACCTGTCGGCAGAGTTGAAACTGGCATAATAAAAGTTGGCGACAAAGTTGTATTCATGCCTGGCAGAGAAGGAAAAGGCGTGCAGGGAGAAGTAAAAACCATAGAGATGCACCATGAGCAGATGCAGCAGGCTGAGCCAGGAGACAACATCGGATTTAACGTCAGGGGAATCGGCAAAAATGATATTACGAGAGGCGATGTTCTTGGCCATACTGACAATCCGCCAACAGTTGCAACAGAGTTTACAGCGCAGATTGTTGTATTGAACCATCCAACTGTTGTAACAGTGGGCTACACGCCAGTGTTCCATATTCACACTTCACAAACAGCATGCCAAATAATAGCTATAAAGAAAAAGCTGAACCCGGCAACTGGCGAGACACTGCAGGAAAATCCTGATTTTATCAAAAACGGGGATGCTGCAATTGTACAGGTTAAGCCTGTTGTTCCGTTGGTCATTGAAAGGCAGAAGGACATCCCGCATATGTCGAGGTTTGCTGTGCGTGATTCAGGAGCAACAGTCGCTGCCGGCATGTGTATTGACTTGGTCAAAAAGGCCTAA
- a CDS encoding HD domain-containing protein, whose amino-acid sequence MKFLFEPIWKEFEKLQGKSNKTYKHNIRAAGYAFRLANKLIDCIQSGDDYLIELFNKLKLLGLNELSYKAYQATLHHDIGKFYTPDEILNKKGKLSPREFYELWPHPYHGMEMLVEEGCEDRDILIGVYLSHERLNERGYFKTKDEDISLIARIIAVADVFDTKVEPHVNGEAARSDKQAALELMLDKGLDQHIVRNFIEMEGIKISISDRFKNKLVFQISEWQNQNNYPRNR is encoded by the coding sequence ATGAAATTTTTATTTGAGCCTATATGGAAGGAATTTGAGAAACTGCAGGGAAAAAGCAATAAAACATATAAGCACAATATTAGAGCGGCTGGTTACGCCTTTAGATTAGCCAATAAGCTAATCGATTGCATTCAATCTGGAGATGACTATCTTATTGAATTATTCAACAAGTTAAAGTTATTAGGCCTTAATGAGTTAAGTTATAAAGCATATCAAGCTACGCTACATCATGATATTGGCAAGTTCTACACGCCTGATGAAATTCTGAATAAAAAGGGGAAACTTTCACCGAGAGAATTTTATGAATTATGGCCTCACCCTTATCATGGCATGGAAATGCTGGTTGAAGAAGGCTGTGAAGACAGGGATATTTTAATTGGCGTTTACTTATCTCATGAGAGGCTTAATGAAAGGGGCTATTTCAAAACAAAAGATGAGGATATTAGCCTTATTGCAAGGATCATTGCTGTGGCTGATGTCTTTGATACAAAAGTCGAGCCGCATGTCAACGGAGAAGCGGCAAGAAGCGATAAACAGGCAGCTTTGGAATTGATGCTTGACAAGGGTTTAGATCAGCATATTGTCAGGAATTTTATTGAAATGGAAGGAATTAAAATCTCGATTTCCGATAGATTTAAAAATAAACTGGTTTTCCAAATATCAGAATGGCAGAATCAAAACAATTACCCCAGGAACCGATAA
- a CDS encoding translation elongation factor-like protein has product MGAVTHYFTNIGVAVIKLNGTLRIGDEIHVKGATSDFRQRVESMQIEHDKIQEAKAGQSIGLKVADHAREHDMVYKV; this is encoded by the coding sequence ATTGGAGCTGTAACGCATTACTTTACAAACATAGGTGTTGCGGTGATCAAGCTCAACGGCACATTAAGAATCGGCGACGAAATACATGTAAAGGGCGCAACCTCTGACTTCAGGCAAAGAGTCGAAAGCATGCAAATAGAGCATGATAAGATACAGGAAGCAAAAGCAGGCCAGAGCATTGGACTAAAGGTTGCGGATCACGCAAGGGAGCATGACATGGTTTACAAGGTTTGA
- a CDS encoding DNA-directed RNA polymerase subunit K — protein sequence MKYTRYEKVRIIGSRALQISMGAPFLVKLSKEDLERLHYNPIDIAKIEFEKDAVPITVKRPLPGTK from the coding sequence ATAAAATACACAAGGTATGAAAAGGTAAGGATCATCGGAAGCAGGGCATTGCAGATCTCAATGGGCGCCCCGTTTCTGGTTAAGCTTTCTAAGGAAGATCTTGAGAGGCTGCATTACAACCCGATTGATATTGCGAAGATCGAGTTTGAAAAGGATGCTGTTCCGATAACTGTCAAGAGGCCGTTGCCCGGGACGAAATAG
- a CDS encoding 30S ribosomal protein S10 yields MQKARIKLASTNIEQINEVCRSIQEIAEKTGVDMRGPIPLPTKKLRLTTRKGPDGGGTAMWDHYEMRIHKRLIDLGIDERALRLVMRVPIPEGLNIEIEMIDV; encoded by the coding sequence ATGCAAAAAGCAAGAATAAAACTAGCAAGCACAAACATAGAGCAGATAAATGAAGTGTGCAGAAGCATACAAGAGATAGCTGAAAAAACTGGAGTCGATATGCGCGGCCCTATTCCTTTGCCTACTAAAAAGCTCAGGTTAACCACCAGAAAAGGCCCTGATGGCGGCGGTACAGCAATGTGGGACCATTACGAGATGAGGATCCACAAAAGGCTCATAGACCTGGGCATTGATGAAAGAGCCTTGAGATTGGTTATGCGCGTTCCTATTCCTGAAGGCCTGAATATAGAGATTGAGATGATTGATGTATAA